In Cryptococcus neoformans var. neoformans JEC21 chromosome 5 sequence, one genomic interval encodes:
- a CDS encoding ubiquitin-protein ligase, putative, with translation MPLNPFSRSANNPSRNERRDPHRGLSDLLNSAHLQHGARWSNNVKASILRQLWQTVWQDPQWIQYFVPEGTHVPVYDNLWEWLVDTPDGPSKPWTLSEKQAQIEEERKSEGKKPIWTRRKGQICGKVMQRHDRTYTCKTCAITPSVSLCVDCFRASDHQGHEVLFGQSFSFSASCDCGDPTAWKDDSHLGCTHHPRLPPGSPPPSFPDKFDLPDSLVISLQKTIAMCIEFIIHTIEHSHLPSEYGLLPKTETEMHSSDGPTGEPKDKRGTGPWAVVLWQDDRHVLKELARQVRDGLGVKWEVAEQWVREAITVGRKIILVSPNPVIAFHAANMLQQIDAPVTLRPAADVFREEIVATLMDWLYDIQGSLIGGDDRLPKRLIFNALFEKRMLPPGGHGTPLANDLSDLANGKMLGATQVVKRMDWLLQLDSRLWKKAKWQLRQIYCSVFLSDVEARKAFASSFAFNYPRLAEHFLFQDREFDANIIFSSAYLVFTNGPATAHASAHANLLTNVVQVAHAWYTGQVVTNEGCDRLVIPPVAFDPNDSTSQGRLDLDAHAFSGKKGLAILGHLRSMFRHEEMKKLVVKQNQLFGRVLGFINMFVGIQPQRRERGGHIEYEVEWLKSFTVLGDLARICRDLGEVFSVASADALLQNMSLVANRIFCDMFLISNTLDKDRYTPLTEYTINDVLVLGTSVTVIKQDVTTIEAFSFHHYLNLLFAGMLKCMRTGIPWENGKVNGMDFNRIVEKFVLGSNDEQAMERMKLMLIEWPLQKHVVFAQLRANMWKKNGSALRLQHHHYCDVSVRESTIDQEFFLLQFGLCILDPFTFIVALIDRFGLTKMFQGNVEKALLWYGEDPDPRQIINLMEDLLLLIIHLVSYPAIINGWDRKTITRKLIIHLLAVQPMTYSELFKKLPERSQEISCTPILAEVANFRQPTETTSGQYSLKDEVYDEVDVHWRYYTRNDQRSVMDKLVARAKKNKPSNEEPLILPRPLEFPSTDSPFSGVSHFLHTHVVADLVHWALAHCMHIATPDKWAEIVQQAYPQEYSNTPLIPSWDFVLDYTLHLAMIALGVAPQEFAQQSVFLKGVEGSNSTFQNLWVMQSDPAFKAFKPRVDYVLDTIVANLPPHYTADYRAHKESENMLALSSLAKPDPKAAAAARQKAIMAEFAKQQQDFVAMMEDMDDEDEDILVDEQKEEEESYGNCIVCQEEVTAKNAGGMLTLLQPSRQLRDVVNTRDWFEESLLAPTSMDRPGRYQRYSYDPKHPEPVGTQGYPCTNLRFGIHMSACGHYMHDTCMNSHFETTKIRHTQQVQRHHPENAVRLEYMCPLCKSLGNVLIPVEPSHIAKKPAVSAKKDEDKPPSLSVMIRRVSSEGLLRVADSQRIWEHHVETGEVVPWFSDCVFSLHSLDHNHRRGAMRVISKMVDRMGGLVRPLSEQSQRIRGKKTHMYLPDDMVAYTVSMAEITQRGLKTNSAEALTVAEQINETTLKLVGKLIGLLQLELDLYFGPTFDRTSLRVGIFARFLPDWYRSSTLPSPLLIRQPLGMVIECAAIAPDLLQAVIVMAYYAELTRCMLALSLSVKRCLGPRTRPSPRTQPPEDPSLTDALTVFSGFRPVMQSILRHAGPFADTDGVLALLTDDMLSKLLYSYTLPFLRRCAIIYYSVTGTYPITQPSALSTFTPATSEYNRLLTILGIPRPTETLANSSSTETPIVARWITQWALHGRVMPVLEFPGTYELARLPEKWEELVLAYSDRKCGKCKTKPSYPAICLFCGTMVCLAGDCCAEGEQGECNLHMRECGAVVGMFADIKRWNLLYLYAGSGSFGPMPYLDTHGELDISMRRGHRQIMHVGRMDELRRGTWLMHNIPHITARRLELTIDHGGWGCL, from the exons ATGCCCCTCAATCCTTTCTCGCGCTCAGCAAACAACCCATCTCGTAACGAACGGCGCGATCCTCACCGAGGACTCTCTGACCTACTAAACAGCGCCCATCTGCAGCACGGCGCACGCTGGTCAAACAACGTAAAGGCTTCCATATTACGCCAGCTGTGGCAGACAGTATGGCAAGATCCGCAATGGATACAATACTTCGTGCCAGAAGGTACACATGTCCCAGTGTACGATAATTTATGGGAGTGGTTAGTTGACACTCCTGATGGACCATCGAAGCCATGGACATTGAGCGAGAAGCAAGCTcaaattgaagaagagagaaaatcAGAGGGAAAGAAGCCCATCTGGACTCGTAGGAAAGGTCAAATATGTGGTAAAGTCATGCAACGGCACGACAGGACGTATACCTGCAA AACGTGCGCGATAACGCCATCAGTGTCGCTCTGTGTTGACTGCTTCCGAGCTTCTGACCATCAAGGCCATGAAGTTCTGTTCGGCCAATCGTTCTCGTTTTCGGCTTCTTGTGATTGTGGCGACCCTACCGCATGGAAGGACGACTCACATCTTGGTTGTACACACCATCCTCGCCTCCCTCCCGGCTCTCCTCCGCCCTCTTTCCCAGATAAATTCGACCTTCCAGACTCTTTGGTCATCTCTCTCCAGAAAACGATTGCCATGTGTATTGAATTCATCATTCACACCATTGAACACTCCCACCTTCCCAGTGAATACGGGCTTTTGCCCAAGACAGAGACGGAAATGCATTCTTCAGATGGACCGACAGGAGAGCCAAAGGACAAGAGAGGAACGGGGCCTTGGGCTGTGGTATTGTGGCAAGATGATAGGCATGTGTTAAAAGAGCTGGCCAGGCAAGTTCGGGATGGCTTAGGCGTCAAATGGGAAGTGGCAGAACAGTGGGTAAGAGAGGCCATCACCGTC GGTCGCAAAATCATACTAGTTTCACCTAATCCAGTGATTGCTTTTCACGCGGCCAATATGCTGCAGCAGATTGATGCACCAGTGACCTTACGGCCTGCCGCCGACGTCTTCAGGGAAGAAATCGTGGCTACCCTCATGGATTGGCTCTATGACATCCAAGGCTCTCTGATTGGAGGTGATGATCGACTACCGAAACGGCTCATTTTTAACGCCCTCTTCGAGAAGCGAATGCTTCCTCCAGGAGGACACGGAACACCACTAGCGAACGATCTTAGCGATCTGGCCAACGGAAAGATGCTGGGTGCGACTCAAGTAGTGAAGCGGATGGACTGGTTATTACAGTTAGATTCAAGATTGTGGAAAAAAGCCAAATGGCAGTTGCGGCAGATATACTGTTCAGTGTTTTTGAGTGACGTTGAGGCTCGGAAGGCTTTCG CGTCATCATTTGCTTTCAACTACCCTCGACTGGCCGAGcatttcctctttcaaGATCGCGAATTTGACGCTAATATAATTTTTTCTTCCGCCTATCTTGTATTCACAAATGGCCCCGCTACCGCCCATGCTTCCGCACACGCCAACCTCCTGACCAACGTCGTGCAAGTTGCTCACGCTTGGTATACCGGTCAAGTTGTGACAAACGAAGGCTGTGACCGCCTGGTTATCCCACCAGTGGCTTTTGATCCCAATGATTCGACCTCTCAAGGACGCTTGGATCTCGATGCACATGCCTTTTCGGGGAAAAAGGGTTTAGCCATATTGGGCCATCTGAGGAGTATGTTCAGGCatgaggagatgaagaagcttgtAGTCAAGCAAAACCAGCTGTTTGGTAGGGTACTGGGATTTATCAACATGTTTGTTGGTATTCAGCCGCAACgtagagaaagaggagggcATATTGAGTACGAAGTGGAGTGGCTCAAATCTTTCACTGTCCTTGGTGACCTCGCGCGAATCTGTCGGGACCTGGGAGAGGTTTTCTCAGTAGCGAGCGCAGACGCTCTTCTGCAGAATATGTCCCTTGTCGCCAATCGCATTTTCTGCGACATGTTTTTAATATCCAACACGCTCGACAAAGATCGATATACACCTCTCACCGAGTATACGATCAACGATGTTTTGGTACTTGGAACAAGCGTTACCGTCATCAAGCAAGATGTAACGACTATCGAGGCATTCAGCTTCCACCATTACCTAAATCTGTTGTTTGCAGGGATGTTAAAATGCATGAGAACTGGGATTCCTTGGGAAAACGGGAAAGTCAATGGGATGGATTTCAATCGGATAGTGGAAAAGTTTGTGCTGGGCAGCAACGATGAACAAGCCATGGAGAGAATGAAGTTGATGCTTATTGAGTGGCCTTTACAAA AACATGTGGTTTTCGCCCAATTACGCGCCAACATGTGGAAAAAAAACGGCTCGGCCCTCCGACTACAGCATCACCATTACTGCGACGTCTCTGTCCGCGAGTCTACCATCGACCAAgaattcttccttctccagttCGGGCTCTGTATCCTTGACCCATTCACATTCATAGTCGCTCTGATCGATCGCTTCGGCCTTACGAAAATGTTCCAAGGGAATGTTGAGAAAGCGCTCCTCTGGTATGGCGAAGACCCAGACCCGAGACAAATAATCAACCTCATGGAGGATTTACTGCTTTTGATCATTCATCTTGTGTCTTATCCGGCCATCATCAACGGATGGGATAGGAAAACCATAACAAGGAAACTGATCATCCACCTCTTGGCAGTACAGCCCATGACTTACTCGGAATTATTCAAGAAGCTCCCTGAACGGTCCCAAGAGATCAGTTGTACCCCTATTCTAGCTGAAGTCGCCAACTTCCGCCAGCCTACCGAGACTACATCTGGGCAATACAGCTTAAAAGATGAGGTATACGACGAGGTGGATGTACACTGGAGGTACTATACAAGGAATGACCAGCGATCAGTAATGGACAAGCTCGTGGCCCGGGCGAAGAAAAACAAACCTTCAAATGAAGAACCCCTGATCCTTCCTCGACCGTTGGAATTTCCGTCAACTGACAGCCCTTTCTCAGGGGTTAGTCATTTCCTGCATACTCATGTGGTGGCAGATCTTGTGCACTGGGCTCTTGCGCATTGTATGCACATTGCCACGCCAGACAAATGGGCTGAAATAGTCCAACAAGCCTACCCACAAGAATATAGTAATACCCCTCTCATTCCCTCATGGGACTTTGTCCTCGATTACACCCTCCATCTCGCCATGATCGCTCTCGGCGTTGCACCCCAAGAGTTTGCACAACAATCTGTCTTCTTGAAAGGCGTGGAGGGCTCAAACAGCACGTTCCAGAATTTGTGGGTTATGCAATCCGACCCTGCTTTCAAAGCTTTCAAGCCTCGCGTGGACTATGTACTCGATACTATTGTCGCCAATTTGCCTCCACATTACACCGCCGACTACCGAGCCCACAAGGAAAGCGAAAACATGCTGGCTCTCTCCAGTCTCGCCAAGCCCGATCCTAAGGCTGCAGCCGCTGCTAGGCAAAAAGCCATCATGGCCGAATTCGccaagcagcagcaggaCTTTGTGGCAATGATGGAAGATatggatgacgaggatgaggacatTCTGGTGGATGAgcaaaaggaggaagaagagtcaTATGGGAACTGTATCGTCTGCCAGGAAGAGGTTACAGCTAAAAACGCTGGTGGGATGTTGACGCTTCTCCAACCAAGTCGGCAGTTGCGTGATGTGGTGAACACACGAGATTGGTTTGAAGAATCTCTGCTTGCTCCGACAAGTATGGATAGGCCCGGAAGATACCAAAGGTATTCCTATGACCCTAAGCATCCCGAACCCGTTGGCACACAGGGGTACCCGTGCACTAATCTCAGATTTGGTATCCATATGTCAGCATGTGGCCATTACATGCACGACACGTGTATGAACAGCCATTTCGAAACCACCAAGATTAGACATACTCAGCAGGTTCAGCGGCATCACCCCGAAAATGCTGTGCGGCTCGAGTATATGTGTCCACTGTGTAAATCTTTGGGCAATGTGCTCATTCCCGTGGAACCGTCCCATATCGCCAAGAAACCTGCTGTATCAGCgaaaaaggatgaggataaGCCCCCAAGTCTATCGGTGATGATTCGGAGAGTGTCAAGCGAAGGGTTACTGAGGGTAGCCGATAGTCAGCGGATATGGGAACACCATGTCGAGACGGGAGAGGTCGTCCCATGGTTCTCCGACTGCGTATTCTCGTTACACTCTCTGGATCATAATCATCGAAGAGGTGCTATGCGGGTCATTTCAAAGATGGTTGATAGAATGGGTGGTCTAGTACGGCCATTGTCAGAGCAAAGTCAGAGGataagagggaagaaaacCCATATGTATTTGCCAGACGATATGGTGGCGTACACGGTATCTATGGCAGAGATTACTCAGCGAGGACTGAAGACAAACTCCGCAGAAGCGCTGACGGTGGCCGAGCAAATTAATGAGACTACGCTCAAGTTGGTTGGCAAGCTCATCGGGTTACTGCAGCTAGAGCTGGATTTGTACTTTGGACCGACGTTTGACAGGACGTCTTTAAGAGTGGGTATATTTGCACGATTTTTGCCAGATTGGTATAGATCCAGCACACTTCCCTCACCGCTTCTCATTCGACAACCTCTAGGGATGGTCATTGAATGTGCAGCCATTGCGCCAGACTTGCTGCAGGCAGTCATCGTGATGGCTTACTATGCCGAGCTTACGAGGTGCATGCTCGCCCTTTCGCTCTCCGTCAAGAGATGCCTTGGTCCTCGAACACGACCTTCCCCCCGTACTCAGCCTCCTGAGGATCCCAGCCTCACTGATGCTCTTACTGTCTTCTCTGGCTTCAGGCCGGTAATGCAATCCATCCTTCGACATGCCGGACCATTTGCCGATACCGATGGcgttcttgctcttcttaCCGACGATATGCTCTCAAAGCTCCTTTACTCCTATACACTCCCCTTCCTACGTCGATGCGCCATTATCTACTACTCCGTGACAGGGACATACCCCATCACTCAGCCATCTGCCTTATCCACCTTTACCCCCGCCACAAGCGAGTACAATCGTCTGCTTACTATCCTTGGCATTCCTCGACCGACCGAGACCCTTGCcaactcatcttccacaGAAACACCTATTGTTGCTCGATGGATCACCCAATGGGCTCTCCATGGGCGCGTCATGCCAGTTTTGGAATTCCCTGGCACTTACGAGTTGGCGAGACTACCGGAAAAATGGGAGGAGCTGGTACTGGCATATAGTGACCGAAAATGCGGAAAATGCAAGACCAAACCATCATACCCCGCGATCTGTCTCTTCTGTGGCACAATGGTCTGTTTGGCTGGAGATTGTTGCGCAGAGGGTGAGCAAGGCGAATGTAATTTGCATATGAGAGA ATGTGGAGCTGTGGTGGGCATGTTCGCGGACATCAAGCGATGGAACTTGCTGTATCTTTATGCGGGGTCGGGCAGCTTTGGGCCAATGCCGTATTTAGATACTCACGGGGAACTTGACATATCTATGAG ACGAGGTCACAGGCAGATCATGCACGTTGGGCGTATGGATGAGCTGAGAAGGGGAACGTGGTTGATGCACAACATCCCACACATCACCGCACGAAGATTAGAGCTGACAATAGATCACGGAGGTTGGGGCTGCTTATAA
- a CDS encoding eta DNA polymerase, putative → MSISVGSSRKKEGRVVPTYRHLLSLQALTPANPLRTIAHCDIDAAYAQFEQVRLGLPDDIPLICAQWQSIIAVNYPARKYGIKRFTSIEDAKKMCPHLRIQHVATYRNGESEAGYWDDVDPRTHKVSLDVYRRESLKILAIFKEKIPRGEIEKASIDEAFLDLTPMVIERLLAAHPYLSKVPEDAPNGLDSPLPPPPPIDWSNAGSVFPIDGKEDGSGTDHQEDKEEDERSEDGDEFDGRTSGSNRDSWEDWALCMGGELMSNVREEVYLRLHYTCTAGIAHNKAMAKLCSAWKKPNNQTILRTAAVPAFLNGRDFTDIRSLGGKLGAAIAQQFGAKTVGDMLTVSLDEMQRKFGEESIWVYNILRGIDHSEVTDRVATKSMLASKSIRPAVTSPQQGHQWLSILAGELNVRLRQSREIMPGLWPKTLVLSYRQGIEPTRSRQIPFPFTRNLSTDYIMKYAKKLWDEATQPMLKGNMKLNVIALSFTGLEKLEEGQQGIEGFFSNTKPKAADESTIGPSSSTTMPRVISKLNNISKRTRSPSSDSSSTIPTAVEVLPSKKVRPMNQPLSKRKKGLDAFLIKKPSDVTSSSSHSNISTPSSASVSDLEITPIEPPQSSRISSHTKTDMDSWTCPKCAQTFTVPDELDLGEEQVGLLRSMKQEHEDWHFAKSLQDGGDGNGGTSAPGQRRSNTTPSLGQKEKRNVEGIRAFFTPKPQ, encoded by the exons ATGTCGATCTCCGTTGGCTCTTCGcggaaaaaggaaggaagagtagTCCCAACGTATAG ACATCTCTtgtctctccaagccttgaCACCAGC AAATCCTCTAAGGACCATTGCCCACTGCGATATTGATGCTGCTTATGCTC AATTTGAGCAGGTCCGGCTTGGATTGCCTGACGATATACCTTTAATCTGTGCGCAATGGCAATCAATCATTGCGGTCAACTATCCCGCCAGGAAATATGGTATCAAAAG GTTTACCTCCATAGAAGATGCTAAGAAAATGTGCCCCCACCTAAGGATACAGCATGTCGCGACGTACCGTAATGGCGAAAGTGAAGCCGGTTATTGGGATGATGTTGATCCTCGGACGCATAAAGTCAGCTTGGATGTATACCGAAGAGAAAGTCTCAAAATTCTAGCCATAttcaaggagaagatcCCTAGAGGCGAAATAG AAAAAGCATCGATAGATGAAGCATTTCTTGACCTGACTCCAATGGTCATTGAAAGATTGTTAGCTGCCCATCCCTACCTTTCCAAGGTTCCTGAAGATGCTCCAAATGGTCTCGACTCTCCAttacctcctcctccaccaatCGATTGGAGCAACGCTGGCTCTGTTTTTCCCATCGacgggaaagaggatggatCCGGAACGGACCATCAAGAAGataaagaggaagacgagagaagtgaagatggtgatgaaTTCGATGGTCGGACTTCTGGGAGCAATAGAGATTCCTGGGAGGATTGGGCGCTGTGTATGGGTGGGGAGCTTATGTCTAATGTACGCGAAGAGGTATACCTAAGGTTACATTATACATGCACGGCA GGAATTGCCCACAACAAGGCGATGGCCAAG CTGTGCTCAGCTTGGAAAAAGCCTAATAATCAAACCATCCTTCGCACAGCTGCTGTGCCAGCTTTTTTAAATGGTCGAGACTTTACAGAT ATTCGATCTCTTGGTGGCAAGCTTGGTGCAGCAATAGCCCAACAGTTCGGTGCGAAGACAGTGGGCGATATGCT GACTGTATCGCTCGATGAGATGCAAAGGAAATTCGGTGAGGAGAGTATCTGGGTATACAACATTCTCCGC GGAATTGACCATTCGGAGGTAACGGATCGTGTCGCAACCAAGTCTATGCTTGCATCAAAAAGCATCCGTCCAGCAGTCACGTCCCCTCAACAAGGTCATCAATGGCTTTCAATTTTGGCGGGCGAATTGAATGTTCGTCTGAGGCAGTCAAGAGAAATTATGCCCGGACTTTGGCCCAAAACACTGGTCCTTAGCTATCGCCAAG GTATCGAACCTACCCGGTCTAGACAGATTCCGTTTCCCTTCACGCGAAATCTATCTACAGATTACATTATGAAGTATGCCAAGAAGCTATGGGATGAGGCGACTCAACCCATGTTGAAAGGCAACATGAAGCTCAACGTT ATTGCCCTTTCCTTCACTGGTCTGGAGAAGCTTGAAGAGGGGCAGCAGGGAATTGAAGGCTTCTTCAGTAACACGAAACCAAAGGCAGCTGATGAGAGTACTATTGGACCGTCATCTTCGACGACAATGCCCCGAGTAATATCGAAGTTGAATAACATCTCAAAGCGGACTCGATCCCCATCTTCTGattcctcctcaacaatACCTACTGCAGTCGAAGTTCTACCCTCGAAAAAGGTCCGACCAATGAATCAACCTCTCTCGAAGCGCAAGAAAGGCTTGGACGCTTTCCTTATCAAAAAACCTTCTGATGtgacttcttcctcctcgcaTTCCAATATATCTACCCCATCTTCCGCATCCGTTTCCGACTTGGAAATAACTCCTATCGAACCTCCCCAATCATCCCGTATATCTTCTCATACGAAAACGGATATGGACTCTTGGACGTGTCCTAAGTGCGCGCAGACTTTTACTGTTCCGGATGAACTGGACTTAGGTGAAGAGCAGGTTGGATTGTTGAGAAGCATGAAACAGGAGCATGAGGATTGGCATTTTGCAAAGTCATTGCaggatggtggtgatggtaaTGGCGGAACTAGCGCGCCTGGTCAACGGCGGAGCAATACTACGCCTTCTCTCGggcaaaaggaaaaaagaaatgtaGAGGGTATCAGAGCGTTCTTCACACCGAAACCGCAGTAA
- a CDS encoding expressed protein, with translation MSLTLDVPPNRGIREKLEWELRDLRNFMLYLEYGIPFPQPSNSSPEPSNRSNNDNFDEDNPYQIPSYERIASMGVFELAMYAAKYFLPKASSSPANEKAKQDLYLQIWRRDELENLVDLTTPVHIFLGVTHCTPNAGHRYAQTRYVWSKTLEHNFHNESIMHFVLPLLSILLEDAEIRRDDALKLCVYMEVAAPEKPRFSLPNDIARNTTKGLARLLDKKSGDVRFLCLEHVYDQSQPSAAHDRAMEAESEEDVSSIVKRLRQSRKRILYAHSEILEEKSEYFKDLLTSGFSETQRYNTIIVDDASFSTLYWILHYLYTNELTFSEHEDYHYINDEHRLDNAHVDRILRPRTSTQNGLAEWNYQHLPLAGDWDTKVDPTSLQDEPLNVKSMPSSKISPPLSIGVTNIPYPYGDKGTPQQPKRMKKDASSTSPSKIPTMAVPLNRTFATSNNSKPHLVASHLSALGPPNNSFDAFARIGTENDPHPHPTPCPPPASALDVYMLAHRYRLEELREMAMEQILRSLSYETCMSAAFVSYPYEELHSKVLAYIVKNWTQVKVSSAFLRCIQEVREDVWGEYGPMVLHNIYLKI, from the exons ATGTCTTTGACTTTGGATGTTCCCCCAAACCGCGGTATCAGAGAAAAACTGGAATGGGAATTACGGGACCTAAGAAATTTCATGTTATACCTTGAGTATGGGATACCCTTCCCCCAGCCTTCGAATTCCTCTCCCGAACCCTCTAATCGCAGTAACAATGATAATTTCGATGAGGATAATCCTTATCAAATTCCATCTTATGAGAGAATAGCGTCTATGGGGGTATTTGAGCTGGCAATGTACGCTGCTAAATATTTCTTACCAAAAG CATCCAGTTCACCTGCCAATGAAAAGGCGAAACAGGATCTATATCTCCAAATATGGCGCCGCGATGAGCTTGAGAACCTTGTCGATCTCACTACTCCAGTTCATATCTTCCTGGGAGTAACCCATTGCACCCCCAATGCTGGTCATCGATATGCGCAAACGAGATACGTTTGGTCAAAAACTCTGGAGCACAACTTTCACAATGAGTCGATCATGCACTTTGTTCTACCTCTACTTTCGATCTTGCTCGAAGACGCGGAGATCCGGCGCGATGACGCTCTGAAATTATGTGTCTACATGGAGGTGGCGGCTCCTGAGAAGCCCAGATTTAGTCTGCCCAACGATATTGCCAGGAACACTACAAAAGGACTAGCGCGATTACTAGATAAGAAGTCTGGCGACGTGCGTTTCCTTTGCTTAGAACACGTTTATGATCAGTCTCAGCCATCCGCCGCACATGATCGGGCTATGGAAGCTGAgtcagaagaggatgtaTCAAGCATCGTCAAACGCCTACGGCAATCGCGCAAGCGAATATTATACGCGCATTCAGAGATTCTAGAGGAGAAGTCCGAATATTTTAAGGACCTGTTAACATCGGGATTCTCGGAAACCCAGAGATATAATACCATCATCGTCGACGATGCTTCCTTCAGCACGCTCTATTGGATATTACA CTATCTCTATACGAACGAACTCACGTTCTCGGAACATGAGGACTATCATTATATAAATGATGAACATAGGTTGGATAATGCCCACGTGGACAGAATATTACGTCCTCGGACATCCACTCAAAATGGTTTGGCAGAATGGAACTACCAGCATCTACCTTTAGCAGGCGACTGGGATACTAAAGTAGATCCTACCTCTCTCCAGGATGAGCCGCTCAATGTAAAGAGCATGCCTAGCAGTAAAATAAGTCCACCGTTAAGTATAGGAGTTACGAACATTCCATATCCATACGGAGACAAGGGAACACCTCAACAACCAAAGAGAATGAAAAAAGACGCAAGCTCCACGTCTCCATCGAAGATACCGACAATGGCTGTCCCTCTAAACCGTACTTTTGCAACTTccaacaacagcaagcCCCATCTCGTTGCCTCTCATCTTTCGGCTCTCGGCCCGCCAAATAACTCTTTCGACGCCTTTGCACGTATAGGGACTGAGAACGAtcctcaccctcatccCACCCCATGCCCACCTCCTGCAAGTGCCCTCGATGTGTACATGCTCGCACACCGATACAGGCTAGAAGAGCTAAGGGAAATGGCCATGGAGCAGATTTTGAGGAGTTTATCCTACGAGACATGTATGTCAGCCGC GTTCGTTAGCTACCCGTATGAAGAACTGCATAGCAAGGTCCTTGCTTATATA GTTAAAAACTGGACGCAAGTGAAGGTCTCGTCAGCTTTCTTGCGGTGCATCCAAGAAGTGCGGGAAGATGTATGGGGTGAATACGGCCCCATGGTATTGCACAACATTTATTTGAAGATATAA